The window GCCGGCGCTGGCGCTGGCGAAGGCGCGCACCGTGTCCTCGTCCAGGGGACCCTGCCGTGCTGCCAGGCCCCGCGCCAGCTCCAGCACCCGCTCGGCATCCGCCTGCGGGCAGAGGGGAGAGGGCAGCGCCCGGCACGGGGTGCgggtgggcaggagcaggacacaCGGACTTACGGGcgccctgggccgcggcaggCGGCCCTGCTCCCTGCGGAAAGCGTGGAGGGCCTGGAAGGCGGCGTGCAGGCTGCGGCTGCGTGGCAGATCCTCGGGACTTGCCACCTGGATTTGGGGCTCCTCCAGCGCCTGGCGCAGGGgcttctgccagcacagcaccagggaTTGGTGAGCGCTTTCCTGGGGCCCGGCatggcacagcagcaccccagCCCGGGGGCAGCACCCTGGGGCCCAGAAGGACTTACGTGGGAAcactcctggggctgctgcacctGTGAAACCAGACCCCCGCAGCGGTACGGCGAGAAGGAGCTGGTGTCACTGATCTCCAGCCTGAAGGCATCTGGGGACAAGAGGAGCACACATGTCACACCACGGTCACTGCCAAGGACCCGGTGAGTTCCTCAATCAGCCAGGATCCCCCTGGAGGTCTCACCGAGCACATGCACAGGGACGGGCTCCTGGCCGTTCAGCTCTGTCATCCCCTGCACGCCAGAAAATGTCACCAGGTCACCGTCGCAGAAGAGGTGGCCATGGCTGTTCTCCGTCCCCATGTATGTCACCACTCCTGGGTTGCCCTGAGGAGGGGAAGGCTACATAAGAGTGGGGCACTGGACTAGGGTGGCATACAGCCAGTGGAGGAGGCAGCAACATTTTGGGGGacctgcaggggctgccctccCTCCTACCTGGGAGATGTGCTCCACAGGAGCAGACACTGGATCCCCTTCTGCTGGGTCATGAACGACAAAGCGCTCCCCGAAGTCACAGAACAGCTGCCTGGAGAGGACAGACGGGGTTTTGGCAGAGGAAGTGCCCCACcaagctgccccagcactgccacgtCCTGCCCAGGCcgagcagccctgccagtgggctactggggacatgggctgcagcgcagggctgggggctctggggacaaggTGACCCACAGCCAGTGCAGGACCCCATGAGACCCCTTACCCTGCCAGCCCCTTGGCGTCAGCCACGATGAAGCAGATGCCCCGGGCATGGCAGAAGTCCCCGAGGCggagctgctcctccagcgGGGACTCAGtcagcaccaccacctgtgccaGGTCTGTCAGCGAGCGCTGCCACCACGGGGGGCCCCCCGGTGCTGGCATGCAGGCTCACCTGGAAGGGGGCAAGGAAGGCCTCCGACAGCTCCCCGGTGTGAGCCTCGACCACCACATGGGGGTTCAGCtcagccagggcccgctgggaTGCCTTGGCACGGTTCTGGCCTAGATCGCTCTCTTCCAGGAGGAACTGCAGAATGGACACATGGCGGGGCACCCTATGGGCCTGGGGTGCAGCTCACCACTGTGGGGTGCGCCACAGGCCCTGTCTGCACTGGTGAGGGGGCTCTGTCACCTTACCTGTGACAATGAAGGGCACCCTGTGCCTCACCAGCCTCCCCAGCCTGTGCCGGTTATTGGAAGCCCctcaccccaaacccatccctgcAAACAGGGATTCTCCCAGCTGCACCTGCACCTATTACTGTGACATCTAGCCACATCCGTGCCTGTTCCTGGGACTCCCACCTGAGTCCGCCCCTGTACCAAGACCCTTGCATGTACCTGTATATGTCATGGGGCCTTCCCATCCATACCTGTACCTGTTACTGGGATTGCGGTCTGTACCCAATATGGGGATTCCCATCCACACTCGTACCTGGTACTGGGACCCCCACATGAGTCTGTACCTATTACCAGGACCTTTATCAATGCCTACACACATTATGGGGCCCCTCATCCATACCTGTACTCTGGGGCCTGTGCCCATACCCACACTCATTATTGTTGGGACACCCGCCTGTACCTCTGTCTGTTACTGGGACCCCTGACCGTACCTATTGTTGGGATCCCCACCCACACCTGCACCCACTACCGGCATTCTCACTGTTATGAGATCCCCACCCGTACCTGTTACAGCGAACTTCACCCGTACCTTTCCCGGgagccccgcccggccccgccggtaCCTGGTGGGTGCGGTCGGCGGTGCAGGCGGCACCGCAGTCGTGCAGGACGACGCGCCCGGTCCCCGCCAGCACCAGCGCCGTCGCCACCTGCGCTCCGGTCCCGCGCAGCCCCGACACCAGCACCGCCGACCCGGGCAgccgccgcgcgccgccgcccAGCACATACCTGCGGGTACCGGCGGCGGCCGTCAGCGGGGGCCGGCACCGCTGCACCGCGCCCTGCCGCGACCCTGCGGCGCTCCGGCCCCCGGTGCCGCTCCCCGGTGCCGGCCCCGGTGCCGTTCCCGCACTCACAGCTGCCGCGAGTACCGCGGCTCCTCCTCGCTTCCCGCCATGATGGCCCCGCCCCCCGACCGGCCAcaccccggccccgccccaggGAGGAGCCAACCTGTAAGGCCCCGCCCCGACCGCGCAGGATGGCGGCGGGGACGGGCAGGCCCCGCCCCCAAACCGGCGCTCCGAGGCCCCGCCCCTGAGACCCCGCCCCACAGCGCAGGCGGCGCggaggccccgcccccgggcCGCGGGCAGAGGCGCCGCCCCGCGGCAGGCTCGCCCGGCAGCCGCGGCCAtggcggcggtggcggcgggcTGGCTGCCGCCGTGGCGGGCGCTGGCCGCGCTGGGCCGGGAGCTGGCGGCCGAGTGGGCGGCACAGGACGTGCGGGCCgcgctgtgccagctgctgctgctctggctgggcaTCAGCCTGCTGGGCGTCCGCCTGGCCTGGCGCGCCTACGGCGGGGCGGTGGCCGCGCTCTGCTACCGGAccggccccgccggccgccgctCCCCGGGCACCGCTCCCGGGGCCTCGCCCTCCCGGCCCCGCGCGCACTCCCTGTCCCCCGCGGGCCCGGCGGGACGCAACGGCGCCGCCGAGCGGCACTGCCCGCCCCGGTGAGTCCCGACCGCTACCGGGCCCAAAAACGCTGATTCCCCCGCGGGCCTGCCCGGCTTCCCTCCCCCGCGCCCGGCCGGCGCTCCCGGAGCGCTGCCCGGTGAGCGACCCCCGCCCAGTGCCGCCCGGTGAGCGTCCCCCCGCCGCACCCCTGCACCGGTACAGCCCGGACAGCAGGGTCCGGACCGGCGCCTCTGGGACACGGGCCCCGTTAGCCCCCGAGCTGCGGGTTCTGACAAGTGCcgcccaggctgtgccccccgGGCTGTGCCCCCGACTTCTGAGCCCCCCACCCCGCCCAACTGcaccccagcccagggtgccccaGTGAGGGCCCCCAGCCGCACACGGACACGGTGTCCTGCTCACACTGCCTGTCTCTTGCAGGGATGGCCCCACGGCAGAGCCCATGAAGACACACCGGGAGTGAGCAGCACCAGGACTGCCGGCTGGGTACTGCCAACACCATTAAAGTGCTGTGCCCACCTGCTGCTCCTTGTTTTGGCATTGCCACCATAACCAGAGAGGAGGCCAGGGAAATGGAACAGGGTGTTTATTGGAGCCGGGGCACTGTGCCCACAGCATGCGCTGGCCTCACTTGGCCATGTAGTACTGGGTGGGCACGAAGGGCATCTTGGTGATGACGGCAGGGTGCTGCTTCTTGCGCACCTCGACGGTGAGCTTGGTGCCAGCCCGGCTGTGCGGTGCCTCCACGTAGCCCATGGCGATATTCTTGCCCAGGCAGGGCGAGGGACATCCACTGGTCACTGTGCCTGGGACGTGAGGATATGGGGAGGTGAACGGGGCCTGGCCAGCCCCTGTCAGTGCCATGGCCACAGCTCAGGGTCGTGCCCgtgccagccccactgcccccaCCTACCCACAGGCCTGCCTTCAGGGCCCAGGATGGCCATGTGGGGCCGGATGGCGGGTCCCACCGACGTCAGCCCCACACGCCTGCGCCTCGGCTTCTCTTTCAGTTGTGCCATGAtgacagcagcaccagggaAGTCCATGGCCATACGCCGGCgcctccctgcagggcagagaTGGGTGAGGGTTGGTGATGCCTGACTGGTCCCCTTGTACCCACTGGAGACAccttgctgctctgcctgccccaaGGAGGAGGTGGACCTACCCAGAGTCCACATCAGCCCGGCCTCGGCAGGGGTGACAGTCTCATCGATGTCATTGCCGTAGAGGCAGAGCCCGGCCTCCAGGCGcaggctgtccctggctgccagccctgctaGCCACACATCAGGGACACCCAGGAGCTGCTCGGCCAGCTCCACCGCCCGTGCCGCGGGCACCGAGATCTGCGGCGGGACACGGGCAGGGTCAGTGGGGCACGGCCTTCCCCTGCCTGGTAccgcactggggacactggcacagctccctgggtACCTCCACGCCGTCCTCGCCGGTGTAACCGCAGCGCGTGACCCGGCAGCCCGGCACACCGAACACGGTCGTGGTGATGCTGTTCATGAAGGAGAGCTTGGCCAGGTCATCTGACAGCCCTTCCTGCAGAACCCGTGCCATGGAGGGACCTGGGGAGGCAGGTGGCTGGAAGGCAGCAGTGCCCGGGGAAGCggggggaggtggggagggCGGTGACATCCACCGGGAGAGAACCCGGGAGAGGGTAGGCCCATGTGGGGGCCCCAATACCTtgcagagccagcagggcaTTGTCTGACACCTCCAGGTGTATGTCACTGCCGGTGGCCTGCAGCTGCGCCGCTCTGTCCTGCCAGGGTGACAGGGGGCTGCTAGCACGGGGGCCAGGCCAGTGCCAGCCCCACACGTGGCCATGGCCACCTCACCCTGCGCAACACCGGTGTCACCAAAAGGCAGAGAGACTCCTTCCCACGCGTGTCCCCCCCTCCCGCGGGGCTCAGGCAGCCCCATACCCTCAGGATGGCCAAGTCCTTGTCAGCACAGGCGGCGTTGGACACCACGTAGAGGTGATCTTCTGACGTGTTTGTGACGATGAGGTCGTCCGTGATGCCGCCCTTCTCGTTGGTGAGCAGCGTCAGGGTGCCCTGCGGGACACGGCCCGCGGCAGCATTGGCAGGCTGCCCGGACCGTCCCAGGGCATCCCGGGCACCTCCGGCCCCGCTGGatgcctgctgcctgcccagtgCCCCCTACCTGTCCTGGCTTCAGCTCGGCGATGTCCCCCACCACCAGGCTCTCCATGAACCTGACGCGGTCCCGGCCGTACACCAGGGTCTGCAAGGGGCCGGCGAGGCTGTGAGGTGCTGCGGCCGcccccctgctccagcccccgCATCCCGACCCCGCTACCTGCATCATGTGGGAGACGTCGAAGAGGGAGCAGTGGCGGCGGGTGTGCAGGTGTGACTGCAGGTGGCCCTGCCCGTAGTGCAGCGGAAGGGTCCAGCCGGCGAACGGCACCATCCGCCCGCCGCGGGCCCGATGCAGGGCATCCAGCGGCGTCTGCTTCAGCCGCTCgtccccggccccgctgcccccggcccctcTCCGCGGCGCCGAGCCCGGGGGCCGGCGGGACAGCGCGGCGCGGCAGCCCGCCCgcagcatcttcctcttcctcctccctcccggCACGGCTCGGACCGGCCCCGGGGCGCCTGGGACATGGAGTCCGCCcggccctggccccggcccccgcccccggcccggcccgccctcgGCACCGCCTCCCCGGGGCTGCCGGCACGGCCACCCCCATCCCCCAGAGACAGGCGGGCACAGGCAGGGCCAACGTAGCAGCTTTTAGTGGTGACCCCTCCGGCACCCCCGCACCCCTCGGTCCCCCCGCACCCCCTCGCAGTGTCCGGGCTCTGCCCACGGGACGTGCCCAGGAGAGGCTCCCAGGGGTCTCTGGAGTGGCAGCGCTGCCCCTCGCTGCTGGGCAGTGCAGAGGGAGTCAGGgaaggggcacagggagggcttGGGACCCCGCGGGGTCAGTGGCCGAGGCGGGAATGCAGGAGTCTGCGCAGGCCCCGGGAGCATGGAAGGGACACTTCTCCCCGGCtggcaccagcaccagcaggctCAGGTGTAGGAAAGCAGGTTGACATCGTAGCAGCCATCCACCTGGGGAAGAGAGCGACTGTCACTgtctgcacagcactgctgggctgctccagcccctctgggagGGCTCCTGAGCCATGTGGCAAGGCCAGGGTCCCTGTCAGCAGGGTGGTGGGACTCACGTCGAAGCGCCCGATGCGGGCAGCTGCCTGGCGAGCCCGGATCACCTCTGTCAGCACCCACATTTGCTGGACCTCCGTCGACACCTTCTCCGGATCAGGGAGCTCCTGGAAAGAAGTGGGCACAATTctgtggagcagggatggccCGGATGGGCTGGATGACCCTGGGTTTGGGCAGTGGTGTGGATGGATGGCTTTGCCTCCCAGGGAGTCAGGCACGTGATGGTGCCCACATTCCCGACCTGGACCTGCCGGTAGTTTCCCAACATGAGGTGGGCAGGGCCtctctccaggaaaacaaactACTGAGGACGTGGGTGACCCTGATCCCTGGGTGCTGCGGTGCCAACAAAGCCCACCTCTGCTGGCAGGTGGCCAGGATGAGGACAGAAAGGTGATTGCTGGCTAATCATTAAAACCCTAATCACGCAGTCCAGAGTTTCCCAACAGCCTCACTTAGTGACGTGCCTGGGCTTGGGTGCAGAATCCTGGGCACACATGCTGGTTCACCCCAGGGACCTTTAGCCAGGTGGGATGTGTGGACTcatcagcagctctcctggctggggCACAACTCTCACGGGGACACAGCTCTGTTGCACTGGGCTGAGGGGTGCCTCGTGGTGATGTTGGGAAAAGCCAGTCTCAGAGCAACCTCTGGCATCTGCCTGGATACTCCTTGCCAAGGGGAATGTGATCCAAGCAATCAGCAAGGGACGGGAGTGCCCTCCCCAAACTGTCACACAGCTGGGCAAAGATTGGGAACAGCAGCCTCACTGCTGGTGCAGTGTGAGCACCGTAGCGTGGAagcccagcagcagaactgCCCCGGCAGGTGTGGGCTGTGCCACCCTCCTGCAGGCAGGACCTCCTGTTGATTCAGCAGGTTCTCATGGGCGAGCCAGCTCCcaccctggccctgctctgcctggactTTGCCCACCAAAGGCCACCATCTGCCAGGCAGATGTGGTGGCAATCTGTAAACATGTGCTGTGGCAGTGATGCCCCTCTGCCCACATGCTGTCCTGGCTGGGCAATGTGTTCCCCAGAGCACACCCTCTGCAAAGCACTGGGaaccagccctgtccccacatGTCTCACCCACCCTGAGCGAGGCCGTGCACCCACTGCTCCCGCAgtgatgtccctgtccctgttcccacaCATCCCACCTGCCACTGAACCATGCTGTGCACCCACTGCTCCCGTGGGGATGTTCTTGTTCCTGTCCCATCCCACTGCATCCCGCCTGTCGGCTGAGTGGCACTGTGCACCCGCTTCTCCTTGGTGATGTTCCTGTCCCCAGACTAGAGGCCAAATAGACTTAAATGTCACCTCAGATAGCACATCCCCGTggagatatttttcttcttagcACTGCAAACTACTTCCAGCACAAGGCGGGTTATTTCAGGGCTCCACAGCTATTCCTGGTGAAAGCCTGGAGCCAACAAGGCAGGCATGGCCCTGGCGGCCTCCTGATGGATGCTCATGGCTGGCACCCCACAGAGgtccctccttcccccagcaccTCAGCAGGGATTACTCACCCCATGCAGGCTGGCTGGCTGCTCCGGAGGGGTCAGCTGGGAGAGCCAGGAGGGAAAATCCTTCTGAGGACTCTGAAACAGATCCAGAGGGTCACACAGCGTGTTCCCAACCTTATCTCTATCCTTTACACCAGGCAGTGTGCTGGGGCTTAGAGCCTATCCCTAGTGATCCTGCTATGGAAGTGTCACTTTACTATCCTTAAAGATAATTTTGTAGGGAATTCTGTGTTTTGAGTGGCTGTTGGAGCAgtcccttccccagcaccactGGAGCACAACTGCCCCAGCAAAGGCCAAGGACTTGGAGCCACATCCAGAGCTGTGTGCTCCCCAGAGCTGTAGGGGGAAATGCCAGGTatagggctggggacagtggctTGTCCTGGCcccctgcccatgcctggcagTGGGGTAGCTCCGGCACCTGCTCACCTTCTGTCCAGGGGGGAAAATCTGCAGGTCCTCAATGGTGAAGTGGAGCCAGACTGGGGAGGGCTGTCGCAGGATGAACCGCATTGCTGTCACCTGGTCCACATCACACAGcatctgcagggcaggggccAGGCAGTGTAACcacaggggctggcactgactgggggcagcttttggggtATCCTCCCAAAACCCCCAACCCAGCCCAGATGGAA of the Passer domesticus isolate bPasDom1 chromosome 9, bPasDom1.hap1, whole genome shotgun sequence genome contains:
- the TCTA gene encoding T-cell leukemia translocation-altered gene protein: MAAVAAGWLPPWRALAALGRELAAEWAAQDVRAALCQLLLLWLGISLLGVRLAWRAYGGAVAALCYRTGPAGRRSPGTAPGASPSRPRAHSLSPAGPAGRNGAAERHCPPRDGPTAEPMKTHRE
- the AMT gene encoding aminomethyltransferase, mitochondrial, which translates into the protein MLRAGCRAALSRRPPGSAPRRGAGGSGAGDERLKQTPLDALHRARGGRMVPFAGWTLPLHYGQGHLQSHLHTRRHCSLFDVSHMMQTLVYGRDRVRFMESLVVGDIAELKPGQGTLTLLTNEKGGITDDLIVTNTSEDHLYVVSNAACADKDLAILRDRAAQLQATGSDIHLEVSDNALLALQGPSMARVLQEGLSDDLAKLSFMNSITTTVFGVPGCRVTRCGYTGEDGVEISVPAARAVELAEQLLGVPDVWLAGLAARDSLRLEAGLCLYGNDIDETVTPAEAGLMWTLGRRRRMAMDFPGAAVIMAQLKEKPRRRRVGLTSVGPAIRPHMAILGPEGRPVGTVTSGCPSPCLGKNIAMGYVEAPHSRAGTKLTVEVRKKQHPAVITKMPFVPTQYYMAK